In a genomic window of Magnolia sinica isolate HGM2019 chromosome 16, MsV1, whole genome shotgun sequence:
- the LOC131229166 gene encoding uncharacterized protein LOC131229166 isoform X1 — MANAWKREKPSLLFSQKLLLFFPISLLILFVFFFRSSNPNLPNSISFYTQTLPFPILPFDCQKCPQPSPVFASLVEGVRYPFLYSLADLGLLPEKPHKNIVRMMKGKLFRKPDISVTMQEVLDKMRGGGRNGIVVDVGANVGMATFAATAMGFRVFAFEPVFENLQRICDGVYLNRVGSMVTLFAAVASDRVGNITFHKLVGRLDNSAISETGAKLAFKSNEHIAVQVMSIPLDDIIPESEPVVLIKIDVQGWEYHVLKGATKLLSRKGSEAPYLIYEEDERLLQASNSSAKEIREFLSSVGYHHCTQHGTDAHCTKD; from the exons ATGGCCAATGCCTGGAAAAGAGAAAAACCCTCCCTTCTCTTTTCCCAAAAACTCCTCCTCTTTTTCCCAATTTCCCTTCTCATcctcttcgtcttcttcttccgctCCTCAAATCCCAATCTTCCAAATTCCATTTCCTTTTACACCCAAACGCTCCCCTTTCCGATCCTACCTTTCGATTGCCAGAAATGCCCCCAGCCCTCCCCTGTATTCGCCAGCCTCGTCGAAGGTGTCCGATACCCGTTCCTATACTCACTCGCCGATCTGGGCCTCCTCCCTGAGAAACCCCACAAGAATATTGTACGGATGATGAAAGGGAAGTTGTTCCGTAAGCCTGATATCTCTGTCACGATGCAGGAGGTGCTGGACAAGATGAGGGGTGGGGGCAGGAATGGAATTGTGGTGGATGTTGGGGCCAATGTCGGGATGGCGACATTCGCCGCCACTGCGATGGGGTTCCGGGTCTTTGCGTTCGAGCCGGTTTTTGAGAATTTGCAGAGGATTTGTGATGGGGTTTACTTGAACCGGGTGGGATCAATGGTGACGCTGTTTGCCGCTGTCGCATCCGATCGGGTTGGGAATATCACTTTCCATAAG TTGGTTGGACGACTCGACAACAGTGCCATTTCAGAAACTGGTGCCAAATTAGCATTCAAGTCCAATGAACACATTGCGGTGCAGGTGATGTCCATCCCTTTGGATGACATCATTCCAGAATCGGAACCAGTGGTGTTGATTAAAATTGATGTTCAGGGTTGGGAATACCATGTCTTGAAGGGAGCCACTAAGCTCCTATCCAGAAAGGGAAGTGAGGCCCCATATCTGATCTATGAGGAAGACGAGCGGTTACTGCAAGCCAGTAACAGCAGTGCCAAGGAAATTAGAGAGTTCCTCAGCAGTGTTGGTTATCATCACTGCACTCAGCATGGAACGGACGCTCATTGCACGAAGGATTAA
- the LOC131229166 gene encoding uncharacterized protein LOC131229166 isoform X2: MANAWKREKPSLLFSQKLLLFFPISLLILFVFFFRSSNPNLPNSISFYTQTLPFPILPFDCQKCPQPSPVFASLVEGVRYPFLYSLADLGLLPEKPHKNIVRMMKGKLFRKPDISVTMQEVLDKMRGGGRNGIVVDVGANVGMATFAATAMGFRVFAFEPVFENLQRICDGVYLNRVGSMVTLFAAVASDRVGNITFHKVFDLIEM; the protein is encoded by the exons ATGGCCAATGCCTGGAAAAGAGAAAAACCCTCCCTTCTCTTTTCCCAAAAACTCCTCCTCTTTTTCCCAATTTCCCTTCTCATcctcttcgtcttcttcttccgctCCTCAAATCCCAATCTTCCAAATTCCATTTCCTTTTACACCCAAACGCTCCCCTTTCCGATCCTACCTTTCGATTGCCAGAAATGCCCCCAGCCCTCCCCTGTATTCGCCAGCCTCGTCGAAGGTGTCCGATACCCGTTCCTATACTCACTCGCCGATCTGGGCCTCCTCCCTGAGAAACCCCACAAGAATATTGTACGGATGATGAAAGGGAAGTTGTTCCGTAAGCCTGATATCTCTGTCACGATGCAGGAGGTGCTGGACAAGATGAGGGGTGGGGGCAGGAATGGAATTGTGGTGGATGTTGGGGCCAATGTCGGGATGGCGACATTCGCCGCCACTGCGATGGGGTTCCGGGTCTTTGCGTTCGAGCCGGTTTTTGAGAATTTGCAGAGGATTTGTGATGGGGTTTACTTGAACCGGGTGGGATCAATGGTGACGCTGTTTGCCGCTGTCGCATCCGATCGGGTTGGGAATATCACTTTCCATAAG GTGTTTGATCTCATCGAAATGTAA